GAGTCTTCTTGACGCCATCAGACGCGCGAAGCCCACGTTCTACGCACCCTGCGCCGGCCGGGGCATCTGCGGGAAGTGCAGGGTCAAGGTTGAGGGCGATGCGGTTGGCGCAGCCTCAAGCCTGGAACGTGCCAGGCTCTCTCCTCAGGACCTTGCTTGCGGCGTGAGGCTCGCCTGCCAGGTCAGGCTGGATGGGGACGTGATCGTTCGCGAGGTCTCTACCCACCCGACTGGAGCTCCTGCCTCCATTCTCGCAGACAGCCCCAGATCCACCGATTATGGCGAGAGACTGTTCGAGGTGAGACATGCCTGTGTGGATTCGGGCTCCTTGGAGGGAGGGGCATCCCTTTGGGAGCGGGTAACCGAGGCCTTTCAGGCCCCTGATAAAGGCCCGCCTTCGCCTGCCCTCGCGCGCGCATTGCCCAGGGTAGTGGTGTCCAGCGGGGGTGCGATTACAGGGATCCTCATGGACGGGCGGATCGTGGAGGTGGTCCCTGCGGCCCAAGACCCAGACCACCACTTGCGCGCCCGGGGCATCGCGATAGACATCGGAACCACCACGGTCGTGGCCTACCTCTTGGATCTCCTCTCAGGAACGGTTCTGGGGGTGGCGTCTGCCGTGAACCCTCAGACGGTCCACGGTGCGGACGTAATCTCGAGAATCGAGTACTCAGCAAGTGAAGAAGGCCTCGCCGCCCTCAGGCGGGAGATTGTGGGCGTGGTGAACTTGCTCATCGAACAAGTGGCAATTGACGCGGGGGACACCGCCAACGACATCCACGCCGTATGTGCGGTTGGGAACACATGTATGCACCATCTTTTCCTGGGGATCTCTCCGCGCTCCCTCGCCCAGTACCCTTACATCTCTGTAACCCGCGACGTCGGCCCGATGTCTCCGGACGAAGTGGGAATCACGATCAACCCCATGGGGCGGTTCTGGTTCCTGCCCAATATCGCTGGGTTCGTAGGATCGGACACGCTCGCTGTGGCCCTGGCCTGTGGGTTGAATGAAACAGGCCCCAACACGCTAGCAGTTGACCTCGGGACCAATGGCGAAGTGGTCCTCTCAGGCGGGGGGCGCGTTCTTGCGTGTTCCACTGCAGCTGGACCTGCTTTCGAGGGAGTCAACATCTCCTCCGGCATGGCCGCCTCACCGGGGGCGGTGGATGCGGCACGGCTCGTTCGATCTGGTGTGGGCCTGGTGGACATCGAGTGCCACGTAATCGGAAACATCCCCCCGGCCGGCATCTGTGGCTCAGGCCTGGCAGGTGTAGCCGCAGCCCTTCGCCTCGCGGGAGTATTGGAGCGTGGCGGCCGATTCTGCAGAGTCCCGAAGGGCT
This region of Bacillota bacterium genomic DNA includes:
- a CDS encoding ASKHA domain-containing protein; this translates as MIKVILSPSGESVEVPNGTSLLDAIRRAKPTFYAPCAGRGICGKCRVKVEGDAVGAASSLERARLSPQDLACGVRLACQVRLDGDVIVREVSTHPTGAPASILADSPRSTDYGERLFEVRHACVDSGSLEGGASLWERVTEAFQAPDKGPPSPALARALPRVVVSSGGAITGILMDGRIVEVVPAAQDPDHHLRARGIAIDIGTTTVVAYLLDLLSGTVLGVASAVNPQTVHGADVISRIEYSASEEGLAALRREIVGVVNLLIEQVAIDAGDTANDIHAVCAVGNTCMHHLFLGISPRSLAQYPYISVTRDVGPMSPDEVGITINPMGRFWFLPNIAGFVGSDTLAVALACGLNETGPNTLAVDLGTNGEVVLSGGGRVLACSTAAGPAFEGVNISSGMAASPGAVDAARLVRSGVGLVDIECHVIGNIPPAGICGSGLAGVAAALRLAGVLERGGRFCRVPKGSPDPIWRRVREGPGGPEFLLSDPCDRSSPRVSLTQKDVRELQLAKGAIRAGVEILLRKRGISADEVERVLLAGAFGTYLDPDSVSAIGLLPASLARRAEPVGNAAGHGAVLALVSRAAHREAQRLASVVEHVELAS